A window from Citrobacter amalonaticus encodes these proteins:
- a CDS encoding alkene reductase, translated as MSSDKLFTPLKVGAITAPNRIFMAPLTRLRSIEPGDIPTPLMAEYYRQRASAGLIISEATQISAQAKGYAGAPGLHSDEQIAAWKKITAGVHAENGHIAVQLWHTGRISHASLQPGGQPPVSASAISAGTRTSLRDENGQAIRVDTSMPRALETDEIPGIVNDFRQAIANAREAGFDLVELHSAHGYLLHQFLSPSSNHRTDQYGGSVENRARLVLEVVDAGIKEWGADRIGIRVSPVGTFQNVDNGPNEEADALYLIEELGKRGIAYLHMSEPDWAGGKPYTDAFREKVRARFHGPIIGAGAYTREKAETLIEKGLIDAVAFGRDYIANPDLVARLQRKAELNPQRSESFYGGGAEGYTDYPTL; from the coding sequence ATGTCATCAGATAAACTGTTTACCCCACTGAAAGTGGGCGCGATCACCGCACCAAACCGTATTTTCATGGCCCCGCTGACGCGTCTGCGCAGCATTGAGCCTGGCGACATCCCGACTCCGTTAATGGCCGAGTATTATCGCCAACGCGCCAGCGCGGGTCTGATCATCAGCGAAGCGACGCAGATTTCCGCACAGGCGAAGGGTTATGCCGGCGCGCCGGGCCTGCACAGTGATGAGCAGATCGCCGCATGGAAGAAAATCACCGCCGGTGTTCATGCTGAAAACGGCCACATCGCCGTTCAGTTATGGCACACAGGCCGTATTTCTCACGCCAGCCTGCAACCGGGTGGACAGCCGCCGGTATCCGCATCCGCTATCAGCGCCGGGACCCGTACTTCCCTGCGTGATGAAAATGGTCAGGCTATCCGAGTGGATACCTCTATGCCACGCGCGCTGGAAACCGATGAAATCCCGGGAATCGTCAATGATTTCCGCCAGGCTATCGCCAATGCGCGTGAAGCCGGTTTCGATCTGGTTGAACTGCACTCCGCTCACGGTTATCTGCTGCATCAGTTCCTTTCCCCTTCTTCTAACCATCGTACCGATCAGTACGGCGGTAGCGTGGAGAATCGCGCGCGCCTGGTGCTGGAAGTGGTCGATGCCGGTATTAAGGAATGGGGTGCGGACCGTATCGGGATTCGCGTTTCGCCTGTTGGCACCTTCCAGAATGTCGACAATGGTCCGAACGAAGAAGCCGATGCGCTGTATCTGATTGAAGAACTGGGTAAACGCGGCATCGCCTATCTGCACATGTCTGAACCAGACTGGGCTGGCGGCAAGCCGTATACCGACGCGTTCCGCGAAAAAGTACGCGCTCGTTTCCACGGTCCGATTATCGGTGCCGGCGCCTATACGCGTGAAAAAGCAGAGACCTTAATTGAGAAGGGTCTGATCGATGCCGTCGCGTTTGGTCGTGATTACATCGCTAACCCGGATCTGGTGGCGCGTCTGCAACGTAAAGCTGAACTCAACCCGCAACGCAGTGAAAGTTTCTACGGCGGCGGTGCGGAAGGCTACACCGATTACCCGACGCTCTAA
- the slyB gene encoding outer membrane lipoprotein SlyB, whose product MIKRVLIVSLAGLSLVGCANTDSLSGDVYTASEAKQVQNVTYGTIVNVRPVKIQAGDNDNVIGAIGGAVLGGFLGNTVGGGTGRSLATAAGAVAGGVAGQGVQGAMNKTQGVELEIRKDDGNTIMVVQKQGDTRFSAGQRVVLASNGRQVTVSPR is encoded by the coding sequence ATGATTAAACGTGTACTGATCGTTTCACTGGCTGGCTTATCTTTAGTGGGTTGTGCCAACACGGATAGCCTTTCAGGCGATGTCTATACCGCTTCTGAAGCGAAGCAGGTTCAGAACGTTACCTACGGGACGATTGTAAACGTGCGTCCGGTAAAAATTCAGGCTGGTGATAATGATAACGTGATCGGCGCCATTGGTGGTGCTGTGCTCGGTGGCTTCCTGGGTAACACTGTGGGTGGTGGTACGGGTCGTTCTCTGGCAACGGCGGCGGGTGCTGTCGCCGGTGGTGTCGCCGGACAAGGCGTGCAGGGTGCGATGAATAAAACGCAGGGTGTTGAACTGGAAATCCGTAAGGATGATGGCAACACCATCATGGTTGTTCAGAAACAAGGTGATACGCGTTTCTCTGCCGGACAGCGTGTCGTACTGGCCAGCAACGGTCGTCAGGTAACCGTTTCTCCGCGCTAA
- the tyrS gene encoding tyrosine--tRNA ligase: MASSNLIKQLQERGLVAQVTDEEALAERLAQGPIALYCGFDPTADSLHLGHLVPLLCLKRFQQAGHKPVALVGGATGLIGDPSFKAAERKLNTEDTVQEWVDKIRKQVAPFLDFDCGDNSAIAANNYDWFGNMNVLTFLRDIGKHFSVNQMINKEAVKQRLNRDDQGISFTEFSYNLLQGYDFACLNKLHGVALQIGGSDQWGNITSGIDLTRRLHQNQVFGLTVPLITKADGTKFGKTEGGAVWLDPKKTSPYKFYQFWINTADADVYRFLKFFTFMDIEEINALEEEDKNSGKAPRAQYVLAEQVTRLVHGEEGLIAAKRITESLFNGTLSDLSEADFEQLAQDGVPMVEMEKGADLMQALVDSELQPSRGQARKTIASNAITINGEKQSDPEYTFTEGDRLYGRYTLLRRGKKNYCLVCWK; this comes from the coding sequence ATGGCAAGCAGTAACTTGATTAAACAATTGCAAGAGCGGGGGCTGGTTGCCCAGGTGACGGACGAGGAAGCGTTAGCAGAGCGACTGGCGCAAGGCCCGATCGCGCTCTATTGCGGCTTCGATCCTACCGCTGACAGCTTGCATTTGGGGCATCTGGTTCCCTTGTTATGCCTGAAACGCTTCCAGCAGGCAGGTCATAAACCTGTGGCGCTGGTCGGTGGCGCGACCGGTCTGATTGGCGACCCGAGCTTTAAAGCCGCCGAGCGTAAACTGAACACCGAAGACACCGTTCAGGAGTGGGTAGACAAAATCCGTAAACAGGTTGCTCCGTTCCTGGATTTCGACTGCGGCGACAACTCCGCTATCGCGGCGAATAACTATGACTGGTTCGGCAACATGAACGTGCTGACCTTCCTGCGCGATATCGGTAAGCATTTCTCTGTCAACCAGATGATCAACAAAGAAGCGGTGAAGCAGCGTCTGAACCGTGACGATCAAGGGATCTCCTTCACTGAGTTCTCCTACAACCTGTTACAGGGTTATGACTTTGCCTGTCTGAATAAACTGCATGGTGTGGCGCTGCAAATCGGTGGTTCCGATCAGTGGGGTAACATCACCTCCGGGATAGACCTGACGCGTCGTCTGCATCAGAATCAGGTCTTCGGTCTGACCGTTCCGCTGATCACCAAAGCGGACGGTACCAAGTTCGGCAAAACCGAAGGCGGCGCAGTATGGCTGGATCCGAAGAAAACCAGTCCGTACAAATTCTATCAGTTCTGGATCAACACGGCGGACGCCGACGTGTATCGCTTCCTGAAGTTCTTCACCTTCATGGACATTGAAGAGATCAATGCGCTGGAAGAAGAAGACAAGAACAGCGGTAAAGCGCCGCGTGCGCAGTACGTGCTGGCCGAGCAGGTCACGCGTCTGGTGCATGGCGAAGAGGGCCTTATCGCGGCGAAACGCATCACCGAGAGCCTGTTCAACGGTACGCTGAGCGATTTGAGTGAAGCGGACTTCGAACAACTGGCGCAGGACGGTGTGCCAATGGTCGAGATGGAAAAAGGCGCAGATCTGATGCAGGCGCTGGTGGATTCCGAACTGCAGCCGTCTCGTGGTCAGGCGCGTAAGACCATTGCGTCAAACGCGATCACCATTAACGGCGAGAAGCAGTCGGATCCGGAGTACACCTTCACCGAAGGCGATCGTCTGTACGGCCGCTACACGCTGCTGCGTCGCGGTAAGAAGAATTACTGTCTGGTGTGCTGGAAGTAA
- a CDS encoding aldo/keto reductase, translating into MVQRITLAPQGPEFSRFVMGYWRLMDWNMSPRELVSFIEEHLDLGVTTVDHADIYGGYLCEAAFGEALKLAPHLRERMQIVTKCGIATTARAENALGHYITDRDHIVKSAEQSLINLATDHLDLLLIHRPDPLMDADEVAEAFKHLHQSGKVRHFGVSNFTPAQFTLLQSRLPFTLATNQVEISPVHQPLLLDGTLDQLQQLRIRPMAWSCLGGGRLFNDDAFQPLRNELAVIAQELNASSIEQVVYAWILRLPSQPLPIIGSGKIERVRAAVKAESLKMSRQQWFRIRKAALGYDVP; encoded by the coding sequence ATGGTTCAGCGTATTACTCTTGCGCCACAAGGCCCGGAATTCTCCCGCTTTGTCATGGGATACTGGCGACTGATGGACTGGAATATGTCCCCCCGGGAGCTGGTGAGCTTTATTGAAGAGCACCTGGATTTAGGTGTCACGACCGTGGACCATGCGGATATTTACGGTGGCTATCTGTGCGAGGCCGCCTTTGGCGAAGCGCTGAAACTGGCTCCTCATCTGCGTGAGCGGATGCAGATCGTCACCAAATGCGGGATCGCCACCACCGCCCGTGCGGAAAACGCGCTCGGCCACTACATCACCGACCGCGATCATATTGTGAAAAGTGCGGAACAGTCGTTGATCAATCTGGCGACCGACCATCTGGATCTGCTGCTGATCCACCGCCCGGACCCGCTGATGGATGCCGATGAGGTCGCCGAAGCCTTCAAACATCTGCATCAGAGTGGAAAAGTGCGTCACTTCGGCGTCTCCAACTTCACCCCGGCGCAGTTTACGCTGCTGCAATCGCGCCTTCCGTTCACGCTGGCGACCAACCAGGTGGAGATCTCTCCGGTTCACCAACCGCTGCTGTTAGACGGCACCCTCGATCAGCTTCAGCAACTGCGTATTCGCCCAATGGCCTGGTCCTGCCTTGGTGGCGGACGTCTCTTTAATGACGATGCGTTCCAGCCGCTGCGTAACGAACTGGCGGTCATTGCGCAAGAACTGAATGCCTCTTCTATTGAGCAGGTGGTTTACGCCTGGATACTGCGTCTGCCGTCGCAGCCGCTGCCGATCATAGGCTCCGGAAAAATCGAGCGTGTACGTGCGGCAGTGAAAGCCGAGTCTCTGAAAATGAGTCGTCAGCAGTGGTTCCGTATCCGTAAAGCTGCACTGGGTTACGACGTCCCGTAA
- a CDS encoding DUF1289 domain-containing protein, with protein sequence MAEQLEFFPVQSPCRGICQSDERGFCRGCLRSRDERFNWQKMSDAQKQDVLRLCRQRLLRKLRANKPAAPEEPQQPSLF encoded by the coding sequence GTGGCAGAGCAGTTAGAGTTTTTTCCCGTTCAGAGCCCATGTCGGGGAATTTGCCAGTCAGATGAACGCGGTTTTTGCCGGGGGTGCCTGCGCAGTCGGGATGAGCGGTTCAACTGGCAAAAAATGAGCGACGCACAAAAACAAGATGTGCTGCGGTTATGCCGCCAGCGTCTGCTGCGTAAATTACGCGCAAATAAACCCGCCGCGCCAGAAGAACCTCAACAGCCTTCACTCTTTTAA
- the sodC gene encoding superoxide dismutase [Cu-Zn] SodC, with the protein MKRLSLAVLTLLACAGAQAASETVEMNLVTPQGVGQSIGEVTIAETENGLEFTPDLKALPPGEHGFHIHANGSCQPAIKDGKASAAESAGGHFDPHKTGKHAGPDGEGHLGDLPVLVVNDEGKAIVPVTATRLKSLNDIKDKALMIHVGGDNMSDQPKPLGGGGARFACGVIK; encoded by the coding sequence ATGAAGCGATTGAGTCTGGCTGTGTTAACCCTGTTAGCCTGTGCGGGGGCGCAAGCCGCCAGTGAAACAGTGGAGATGAATCTGGTTACCCCGCAAGGTGTCGGGCAGTCCATCGGGGAAGTCACCATTGCGGAAACCGAGAACGGACTGGAGTTTACACCGGATCTGAAAGCGTTGCCGCCGGGAGAACATGGTTTTCATATCCATGCCAACGGCAGCTGTCAGCCTGCCATTAAAGACGGTAAAGCGTCTGCTGCTGAGTCTGCGGGGGGACATTTTGACCCGCACAAAACCGGTAAACACGCCGGACCGGATGGCGAAGGGCACCTGGGCGATTTGCCCGTGCTGGTGGTGAATGACGAAGGTAAAGCCATTGTTCCTGTCACGGCAACGCGCCTGAAATCTCTTAACGACATCAAAGACAAAGCGCTGATGATCCACGTCGGTGGCGATAATATGTCCGATCAGCCCAAACCCCTGGGCGGTGGTGGGGCGCGTTTCGCTTGTGGCGTGATCAAATAA
- a CDS encoding DUF1656 domain-containing protein: protein MPLQDLVIGASVYFPPLFKAFALGFLLWLFIHRLLRERIYSGEIWHPLLMDLSIFALCVCLGLLLLVAW from the coding sequence ATGCCCTTACAGGATTTAGTGATTGGCGCATCTGTTTACTTCCCGCCGCTGTTCAAGGCCTTTGCGCTGGGATTTCTCCTCTGGCTTTTCATCCATCGCCTGCTGCGCGAACGGATTTACTCGGGTGAAATCTGGCATCCTTTATTGATGGATCTGTCAATTTTTGCCCTCTGCGTCTGTTTGGGTCTTCTTTTATTGGTTGCATGGTAA
- the slyA gene encoding transcriptional regulator SlyA: MKLESPLGSDLARLVRIWRALIDHRLKPLELTQTHWVTLHNIHQLPPDQSQIQLAKAIGIEQPSLVRTLDQLEEKGLISRQTCVSDRRAKRIKLTEKAEPLIADMEAVINKTRGEILEGISAQEIDLLIKLITRLEHNIIELQSHD; the protein is encoded by the coding sequence ATGAAATTGGAATCGCCACTAGGTTCTGATCTGGCACGGTTGGTGCGCATTTGGCGTGCTTTGATAGACCACCGTCTTAAGCCTCTGGAATTGACGCAGACGCACTGGGTTACGCTGCATAATATTCATCAACTGCCACCGGATCAATCACAGATACAACTGGCAAAAGCGATTGGCATCGAACAGCCGTCACTGGTACGTACGCTGGATCAGCTCGAAGAGAAAGGGCTTATTTCGCGTCAAACCTGTGTCAGCGATCGCCGGGCCAAACGGATTAAACTGACAGAAAAGGCAGAGCCGCTGATTGCTGATATGGAAGCGGTTATCAACAAAACGCGTGGTGAAATTCTGGAAGGGATTTCTGCGCAGGAAATTGACCTGCTGATTAAACTGATCACCCGACTTGAACACAATATTATTGAGCTACAGTCGCACGATTAA
- the mliC gene encoding C-type lysozyme inhibitor, whose product MKKLLLICFPLMLSGCSVYNQFVERMQTDTLEYQCDEKPLTVKLNNTRQEMNFVYDNKLLNLKQGISASGARYTDGIYVFWSKGDGATVYKRDRIVLNNCQLQNPKR is encoded by the coding sequence ATGAAAAAACTGCTACTCATCTGTTTTCCGCTTATGCTCTCTGGTTGTAGCGTCTACAACCAGTTTGTTGAACGTATGCAAACGGATACGCTGGAATACCAGTGTGATGAAAAACCGCTGACGGTAAAATTGAATAATACCCGTCAGGAGATGAATTTTGTTTATGACAACAAACTGCTTAATCTGAAGCAGGGTATTTCGGCGTCAGGCGCGCGTTATACCGACGGAATCTATGTGTTCTGGTCGAAAGGCGACGGAGCGACCGTCTACAAACGTGACCGTATCGTGCTGAATAACTGCCAGTTACAAAACCCGAAGCGTTGA
- a CDS encoding TetR/AcrR family transcriptional regulator, with the protein MNKQTEYDTREHLLATGEHLCMQRGFTGMGLSELLKTAGVPKGSFYHYFRSKEAFGVAMLERHFAGYHQRLTVHFDTGPGNYRDRILAYYQETLNQFCQQGIISGCLTVKLSAEVCDLSEDMRTAMDQGAGKIMVILAQALEKGRDSHCLTFAGEPLQQAQILYALWLGANLQAKISRSATPLENALAHVKNIIATPGA; encoded by the coding sequence ATGAACAAGCAAACTGAGTACGATACCCGCGAACACTTACTGGCTACCGGTGAGCATCTTTGCATGCAGCGAGGCTTTACCGGTATGGGACTGAGCGAGTTGCTCAAAACCGCCGGGGTGCCGAAAGGATCGTTTTATCACTACTTTCGCTCTAAAGAAGCCTTTGGCGTCGCAATGCTGGAACGGCATTTTGCCGGTTATCATCAGCGGCTGACGGTGCATTTTGACACGGGGCCAGGCAATTACCGCGATCGCATTCTGGCTTATTATCAGGAAACCCTGAATCAGTTTTGCCAGCAAGGAATCATCAGCGGCTGCCTGACGGTTAAACTCTCCGCCGAAGTGTGCGACCTGTCGGAAGATATGCGCACCGCAATGGACCAGGGGGCCGGGAAAATTATGGTCATCCTGGCGCAGGCGCTGGAAAAAGGACGTGATAGTCATTGTTTGACGTTTGCAGGAGAACCACTGCAGCAGGCGCAAATCCTTTATGCGCTGTGGCTGGGAGCAAATCTGCAGGCCAAAATTTCTCGCAGTGCCACCCCGCTGGAAAACGCGCTGGCACACGTGAAAAATATTATCGCAACGCCTGGTGCTTAA
- a CDS encoding efflux RND transporter periplasmic adaptor subunit, translating into MTLKTLKYFSTIVVATLAVLAGWFMWNYYMQSPWTRDGKVRAEQVSVTPQVSGAIVDLPIKDNQFVNAGDLLFRIDKTPFHIAELNAQAQLAKAQSELAKANNEATRRRHLSQNFISAEELDTANLNVKAMQASVDVAQATLRQAQWQLAQTDVHAPVSGWITNLSTRTGDFATSGQPLFALVDSHSFYVMGYFEETKLRHIREGAPAQITLYSGNIKLQGHVSSIGRAIYDQSVESDSGLVPDIKPNVPWVRLAQRVPVRIEFDQLPRDVTLVSGTTCSVAIAN; encoded by the coding sequence ATGACGCTGAAAACACTGAAATATTTCTCCACCATTGTGGTTGCTACCCTCGCCGTTCTGGCGGGATGGTTTATGTGGAATTATTACATGCAATCCCCGTGGACGCGTGACGGAAAGGTGCGAGCCGAACAGGTCAGCGTTACGCCGCAGGTGTCCGGCGCCATCGTCGATCTCCCGATAAAAGATAACCAGTTCGTCAACGCCGGCGATCTGCTTTTTCGTATCGATAAGACCCCTTTTCATATCGCCGAGCTCAACGCGCAGGCGCAACTGGCTAAAGCACAATCGGAACTGGCGAAAGCCAATAACGAAGCCACTCGCCGTCGTCACTTATCGCAGAATTTTATCTCCGCTGAAGAGCTGGATACCGCCAATCTGAACGTCAAAGCGATGCAGGCAAGCGTAGACGTCGCTCAGGCGACGCTCAGACAGGCGCAGTGGCAACTGGCGCAGACGGATGTCCACGCCCCGGTCTCCGGGTGGATAACCAATCTGTCGACGCGTACCGGTGACTTCGCCACCTCCGGTCAACCGTTGTTTGCCCTGGTGGACAGCCACTCCTTCTATGTGATGGGTTATTTTGAAGAAACCAAGCTGCGTCATATCCGCGAAGGCGCACCTGCCCAGATTACACTTTACAGCGGCAATATTAAGTTACAGGGTCACGTATCCAGCATTGGCCGCGCGATTTACGACCAAAGCGTGGAGAGCGATTCCGGTCTGGTGCCGGATATTAAACCCAACGTGCCCTGGGTGCGTCTGGCGCAGCGCGTTCCGGTGCGTATCGAATTTGACCAGCTTCCACGTGACGTAACGCTCGTTTCCGGCACGACCTGTAGCGTAGCGATCGCCAACTAA
- the anmK gene encoding anhydro-N-acetylmuramic acid kinase, which translates to MKSGRYIGVMSGTSLDGVDVVLATIDDTMVAQQGSLTWPMPVSLKQAILDICQGQSLTLSQLGQLDVRLGKLFAEAVNALLVQEKLRPQDIIAIGCHGQTVWHEPTGAAPHTLQIGDNNQIVAHTGITVVGDFRRRDIALGGQGAPLVPAFHQALLAHPTERRMVLNIGGIANLSLLIPGQPVRGYDTGPGNMLMDAWIWRQCGKPYDKDAQWACGGTVIIPLLQTMLSDPWFSLPAPKSTGREYFNYGWIERQLTAFPGIAPRDVQATLTELTAVTISEQVLLSGGCERLMVCGGGSRNPLLMTRLAGLLPGTEVTTTDEAGISGDDMEALAFAWLAWRTLAGLPGNLPSVTGASEASILGAVFPATPRTQS; encoded by the coding sequence ATGAAATCGGGCCGTTACATTGGCGTGATGTCAGGCACCAGCCTTGATGGTGTTGATGTCGTACTGGCGACGATAGATGACACGATGGTGGCCCAACAGGGGAGTCTCACCTGGCCGATGCCTGTTTCCCTTAAACAGGCGATTCTCGATATTTGCCAGGGGCAATCTCTGACGCTTTCCCAGTTGGGGCAGTTGGATGTTCGGTTGGGCAAACTGTTTGCCGAGGCGGTCAACGCGCTACTGGTGCAGGAAAAACTGCGTCCGCAAGACATTATCGCTATCGGTTGCCACGGGCAAACGGTGTGGCATGAACCCACCGGCGCGGCGCCGCATACGCTGCAGATCGGCGATAACAATCAAATTGTGGCGCATACCGGAATCACGGTAGTCGGCGATTTCCGTCGTCGTGATATCGCGCTGGGCGGACAGGGCGCGCCACTGGTACCTGCATTTCATCAGGCGCTGCTCGCGCATCCGACCGAGCGAAGAATGGTGCTCAATATTGGCGGCATTGCGAATCTGTCGCTGCTGATTCCAGGGCAGCCCGTGCGTGGATACGACACCGGACCCGGCAATATGCTGATGGATGCCTGGATCTGGCGGCAGTGCGGCAAACCCTATGATAAAGATGCGCAATGGGCCTGCGGTGGGACGGTGATTATTCCGTTGCTACAAACGATGCTCAGCGATCCCTGGTTCTCGCTACCGGCACCGAAAAGCACCGGGCGTGAATACTTCAACTACGGCTGGATTGAACGGCAACTGACGGCGTTCCCGGGGATTGCGCCGCGCGATGTTCAGGCGACGTTGACGGAGCTGACGGCGGTCACCATCTCTGAACAGGTGTTGCTGAGTGGGGGCTGTGAACGTCTGATGGTCTGCGGCGGCGGTAGTCGTAATCCTTTGTTAATGACCCGACTGGCAGGACTGCTGCCGGGAACGGAAGTGACGACCACCGATGAGGCCGGGATCAGCGGCGATGATATGGAAGCGTTGGCATTTGCCTGGCTGGCGTGGCGCACGCTGGCTGGTCTTCCGGGCAATTTGCCCTCGGTGACCGGTGCCTCTGAAGCAAGCATTCTGGGCGCGGTGTTTCCCGCCACCCCACGAACTCAGAGTTAA
- the pdxH gene encoding pyridoxamine 5'-phosphate oxidase, which produces MSDNDELQQIAHLRREYTKGGLRRRDLPAEPLTLFERWLAQACDARLADPTAMVVATVDENGQPYQRIVLLKHYDERGLVFYTNLGSRKAHQIEKNPRISLLFPWHMLERQVMVTGKAERLSTLEVVKYFHSRPRDSQIGAWVSKQSSRISARGILESKFLELKQKFQQGEVPLPSFWGGFRVSIEQMEFWQGGEHRLHDRFLYQRENDAWKIDRLAP; this is translated from the coding sequence ATGTCTGATAACGACGAATTGCAGCAAATCGCGCATCTGCGCCGTGAATACACCAAAGGCGGTCTGCGCCGCCGCGATCTTCCCGCTGAGCCGTTAACGCTTTTCGAACGCTGGCTGGCTCAGGCATGTGACGCCAGACTGGCGGATCCCACCGCCATGGTTGTAGCGACCGTTGACGAAAATGGCCAACCGTATCAGCGTATTGTGTTGCTGAAACACTACGATGAAAGAGGGCTGGTGTTCTATACCAACCTCGGCAGCCGTAAAGCGCATCAAATCGAAAAAAATCCCCGCATCAGCCTGCTGTTTCCCTGGCATATGCTGGAACGTCAAGTGATGGTGACGGGTAAAGCCGAACGCTTATCGACCCTGGAAGTGGTGAAGTATTTCCACAGCCGTCCGCGTGACAGCCAGATTGGCGCCTGGGTCTCGAAACAGTCCAGCCGCATTTCCGCGCGCGGGATCCTCGAAAGTAAATTCCTCGAATTAAAACAGAAATTCCAGCAAGGCGAAGTGCCGCTGCCCAGTTTCTGGGGCGGATTCCGCGTCAGCATAGAACAGATGGAGTTCTGGCAGGGCGGTGAGCACCGACTGCATGACCGCTTTTTATACCAGCGTGAAAATGACGCATGGAAAATTGACCGTCTCGCACCATAA